One window of Anaerotignum faecicola genomic DNA carries:
- a CDS encoding recombinase family protein produces MKKQRKVEKDNRGVAIYARKSRITNKGDSIGVQFKQCADYAKKELGLDEEYEFLQYEDKGLSGYFSDRPDFQRMLHDVQDGKIKAIVCYKLDRVGRKTADLIRLMDFLEMYHVDLLICSNGINTASGLYKIFIQIFAVIAEFERDTLTERIVDNMMELAKDGRWLGGNTPMGFTVCRVTTGSGKGKSAYSYLESLPEEKRMVQRLYEIFRTTRSIQTTAKQMNEEGFHTPSGAAFNASTTRLVLRNPIYCTADKRSYNYFIEHDGNVFGDMTEFDGTHGLSAYNKTDQEKYEGSDSTFISPKYVQTIESKPVSEWIIAVGRHEGFISSEQWIEVQELLDAIAEKYNRPHRKTNALLAGLVHCPHCGRRLSVISESDRWTNGKPRFKYVCPGYHKKECNFKAVDGVLLDEFVVQQLSDLSDENSERFRSILEIKIEEVLEQSQTVQEHNLIKKKRDKLKADIAAQTRNLREADGSIKQFIQEDLQNLAEELREAERQISKLDEGRKINMIAIRDLGMTKERLLSFAEYAKDAQPEVLVTLIQTIVERIYIVDKDDERYCHIFIKGCSGEDYTGFFQTAGYIEQNTVPVCDSEQCCIV; encoded by the coding sequence ATGAAGAAACAGAGAAAAGTTGAAAAAGATAACCGTGGCGTTGCGATATACGCCCGTAAATCTCGTATCACCAACAAGGGTGACAGCATCGGTGTTCAGTTCAAACAATGTGCGGATTACGCCAAAAAGGAATTGGGGTTGGATGAGGAGTATGAATTTTTACAATACGAGGACAAAGGACTCAGCGGATATTTTTCAGATAGACCGGATTTTCAGAGAATGCTGCATGATGTGCAGGACGGAAAAATCAAAGCAATCGTATGTTACAAGCTGGATCGTGTCGGCAGAAAGACAGCCGACCTAATCCGCCTGATGGATTTCTTGGAAATGTACCATGTTGACCTGCTGATTTGCTCCAATGGTATCAATACTGCCAGCGGACTATATAAAATCTTCATTCAGATATTCGCTGTCATTGCGGAATTTGAAAGAGATACTCTGACAGAAAGAATTGTAGACAATATGATGGAACTTGCAAAGGACGGTCGATGGCTCGGCGGCAATACACCGATGGGATTTACTGTCTGTCGTGTAACAACCGGAAGTGGTAAGGGAAAATCAGCATACAGCTACTTAGAAAGTCTGCCGGAAGAAAAACGCATGGTTCAGCGTTTGTATGAAATTTTTCGAACCACTCGCAGTATCCAGACCACTGCAAAACAGATGAATGAGGAAGGATTCCACACTCCTTCCGGTGCTGCATTTAACGCATCCACCACAAGACTGGTTTTGAGAAATCCCATTTATTGCACTGCTGATAAACGCAGCTATAATTATTTCATCGAACACGACGGCAATGTGTTTGGAGATATGACAGAGTTTGACGGAACTCACGGATTGTCGGCTTACAATAAAACCGACCAAGAAAAGTACGAGGGCAGCGACAGCACATTCATCTCTCCAAAATATGTTCAGACCATTGAAAGCAAGCCTGTTAGTGAGTGGATTATTGCGGTCGGAAGGCATGAAGGCTTTATTTCAAGTGAACAATGGATTGAAGTGCAGGAACTTCTGGATGCTATTGCAGAGAAATACAATCGCCCTCACAGAAAGACCAACGCATTGTTGGCAGGACTGGTGCATTGTCCTCACTGCGGCAGGCGATTGAGTGTGATTTCCGAGTCCGACCGTTGGACGAACGGAAAACCTCGATTCAAATATGTTTGTCCCGGCTATCACAAAAAGGAATGTAATTTCAAAGCGGTAGACGGCGTTCTTCTGGATGAATTTGTGGTACAGCAGTTATCCGACCTGTCAGATGAAAACAGTGAGCGTTTCAGAAGTATTCTGGAAATCAAGATTGAGGAAGTCTTGGAGCAGTCACAGACGGTACAGGAACACAATCTCATTAAAAAGAAACGTGACAAGCTGAAAGCAGATATTGCTGCGCAGACAAGAAATCTGCGAGAAGCAGATGGCAGTATCAAGCAATTTATTCAAGAGGATTTGCAAAATCTGGCTGAAGAACTGAGGGAAGCGGAGCGGCAGATTTCAAAACTGGATGAGGGTAGAAAGATCAATATGATTGCCATCCGTGACTTGGGAATGACAAAAGAAAGGCTGCTCTCCTTTGCAGAATATGCAAAGGATGCGCAGCCGGAGGTTCTGGTCACTTTGATCCAAACTATTGTAGAAAGAATTTATATTGTGGATAAGGATGACGAGCGTTACTGCCACATCTTTATCAAGGGCTGTTCCGGAGAAGATTACACCGGCTTCTTCCAGACAGCCGGTTACATAGAGCAAAATACTGTCCCTGTGTGTGATTCAGAACAGTGTTGCATTGTCTAA